The Prunus dulcis chromosome 3, ALMONDv2, whole genome shotgun sequence genome segment GACAAAGTAAATCAAACACCAATGTAAAGAAAGAATCTTTGAAGTTAGGCCCTAGGTTTTTCCCTCATTTCGATGCCAGAATTTGCTCATCTCTGTACCAGCAAGCTTCCTTCACCAAGCAGAGCCATGGAAGATTGCTCAGTCCGAAGGTAACCCATCTCAATTCACAAGGTACAAGGAGGCTTGAATTTGTAATGGTAATTGATCTGTGCTCAACAAAATTCTATCTTTAACTTGAGCCGTCTTACAATCTACAAGATTATCAATTTTGGATCTGACTAAAGATTCGAGCTTTTTGTATTAATCTCAACTGTAATGTTGGTTCTATGTTATGATTCTTAGAGCTGTTGGTATTTGAATTATGGGTTTTCTATTTTGTGCTGGAAATTagtagttgaaattgaaagttCTGATCTTTTGGGGTTAAGAGTCAGCAATTGGGTACTAGGGTAGAGCCGTCAGAGTAATATTGGGTTAGTTTGGGAATTGCCACCATGGATGGTGCTGGGGAATCTTCTGAATCTGGGTCTGCAGCGTCAAGTCTGAAATCTATGGAAAATGGGTGTTCTGGTAAAGATGATGGGTGCCCAAAGCAAGTGTCGCCTCTTAGAGGTGGTGGGTCGAGGAATACGAGTCCTTTGGGTTGTGTAAGATCAAGAAACACTAGCCCTTCGAGGCAGAAGGTGGTTAAGACAAAACCGCGAGGGCTAGATGAGGAAACGGCTTCAACTTTTGGCAAAGCAATTCATCCTGATGTTCAAATGGAGGATAATATATGGGCAATGTTGCCAGAGGACTTGTTGAATGAGATATTAGCTAGGGTTCCGCCATTTATGATATTTAGGCTCCGGTGTGTTTGTAAACGGTGGAATACAATTCTACAAGATAGAAGTTTTCTTAAGTTCCACTCGCAAGTGCCATCTCACGGGCCTTGTCTTCTCACATTCTGGAAGAACTCTCAGACCTCACAATGCTCAGTCTTCAGCTTACCATTAAAAACATGGTACAGAATTCCGTTCACATTTTTGCCACAGTGGGCATTCTGGTTGGTGGGCTCTTCTGCTGGTCTAGTTTGCTTTTCTGGGCTTGATGGCTTAAGTTTTAAAACCTTGGTTTGTAACCCTCTTACACAAACTTGGAGGACATTGCCAAGTATGCATTATAATCAGCAAAGGCAGCTGATAATGGTTGTTGATAAGAAGGACCGGTCATTTAAAATTATAGCCACTAGTGATATTTATGGTGACAACAAGTCGTTGCCCACTGAAGTATATGATTCAAAGCTAAATAGTTGGTCAATTCACCAGATAATGCCTGCAGTTAATCTTTGCTCCTCAAAGATGGCATATTGCGACTCCAGACTATATTTAGAAACCCTTTCTCCACTTGGCCTAATGATGTACCGGTTGGACACAGGATTCTGGGAACACATTCCAGCTAAGTTCCCACGGTCTCTATTGGATGGTTATTTGGTAGCTGGCACCCAAAAGCGTCTGTTTCTAGTTGGAAGGATTGGTCTTTATAGTACTCTTCAGAGTATGAGAATATGGGAATTGGATCATACAAAATTTATATGGGTGGAGATTAGCAGGATGCCTCCAAAGTATTTTCGATCTTTGTTAAGGTTATCAGCTGAGAGATTCGAGTGCTCTGGACAGGATAACTTGATTTGCTTCACATCGTGGAACCAAGGGAAGGGCCTTCTCTATGACGTGGATAAGAAGGCGTGGTCCTGGATTGCAGGCTGTGCTCTTCAGTCGTACAACAGCCAGGTTTGTTTCTATGAGCCGAGATTTGATGCTTCCATCTACTGAGAAGAAAGTTTTGCTTTGCAGttcttgttttatttactAGCCAGAGAATTATCAGTGGACAGCATCTCCAGTTAGCATTTTTCCCTTGATCCATTCTTTGCTTCTTCTCCATATGGTGCTGAAGGGATTTGACACGGGGCTTGGTGGCTAATCATGTGAGTTTGAGGGATGCGTGGATTTGGCAATATGAGTGCATCCCAGAAaaccaatttttttcattgagATTTTGTAGACTTTAATTGGTGATATTACCTTATATTAGGTCTCTGTGATGCCTAATGATTGAGCAAAGGCTGGTTGATAGAGAAAGAACGTGGTCAGGGGGAAGAACTGTAAGAAGGCAATTTTTTCCAAATCTTGTACACATTTTGAAACTATTAACATCCAACCTGTACATTTAAAAGTTTACCGTGCCTTGCTAATTTTATTAAGTCATTATCTGAGAATTTATTTGAtatgatttttgctcttgatCCAAGGTCGCATCACAAGCTGCAATTTGTTACTGGAGATGTGTAAATATGGTGGTGTCTTTTGCTTGATGatataagtttttttctttgatcagTTGCATTTCCCCAGGCTAAAGTCTTTTAGCAGTTTTCTTCATTTGAACCATATTAGATTCATTACACTGTTTTGGAGTTCTGaagcttttgatttttcaataGATACAAGTGGTAGAACCTTTGCTAGTCTACTAGTTACTTCATCGAAGTGACTAAAGTTGCTATGGGAGTAGGGACTTGTTGCAGTGCACGTCTCAGTCCAATCTCTATGGTTGTGGTTGTGCTAGCTGGCCCTGATAGGGTGACATCTCTGAGAAAAACTTACCTCTATACAGGAGTGTATATACTTGAAGGAGATTCCTCAACCTTAGCTTGGCTAAATGGACCCTTCGCTTTCAATTGGTTAAAGATTCAATCCAAGTCCACTGGCCTTTCAGCTCTCAACTTAGCAACATGGGGCTTTTGCTTTGGAATGGTTTTGATAGGCATAGGGAAGAGATTTCCTCTgccataaaaaattaaaaaaaaaaattattaataaaaaaaaaaaaaaaaaaaaaaaaaaaaaaaatgttgttcATGTGTACATgttccaaaaaagaaagctaACTAAAGGGAATCTTTTTCTTGGGTTCGCTAATCAGATGGATCCCTGGACACTTTTCACATATTCTATAGACTCAGCCTGCTTCTAATCACAATATCATGAGGTGTGTTATATCAAGTTTGTAGCATATACACAAACACAAGCACGCGACATGCATATGCAACTTCCTAAACCTCAAAAGCTTCACTTCACTTGGCACATACATACCTGGGTCCAAATTTTAATTGGTCTTGTTCGGAAAACTATCAAAACAAATGGTGGAGACAAGACAATATTGGTAACAGGAGCCGGCTTTCTCCATGTCCATGCGTTTTGGTTACTTCGTTCAAAAGCTTGCGATGAGAATTGTAGTTTTAGAAGGTGATAATTAAGGCAATATTTGCTAAATATATATGTGCTATGCTGGCCAGTATAAAATATGTCTGGGACCGACTTGCATAGAAATGACACATGTTAACACATTTCTCAAGGTGAAAGCACTAGCATATAGTTGGAGGTCACGCCCTCGTGTTCTAAAATTGCAACTCACACAAACACACTCAGGAACTCTAACCCCCCttgtttgtttaattgatTAATATCTTCATATATTGTTAAAAGCTGAAATGTTTTGAGTAATTCTATGTGAAATCACTTGTAAATGTCCTGCAGGCTCTTAATTTGATGCATTCTCGCGATGCCCTTCATGCCTCGAAAAGAACTATCCCTTGCATGCTAACTTCTAACCCTCTTTATAGTAAGTATTGGAAATAGATATATCAAATTATCACgtgattataaaataataaaaaataaaaaagaaaaatttataacaATCGAATAGTCAAATTCtacataattttaaaaacatgaaatttgaTATTAAAATTGACATCCCATAAAGCAAAGGATCAATAGATCTTGAAGAGATGATTCAAGACCCTGATCATATTGAAGTGTTTGATGTCTGAATATTCTGCTGTACAAAgacaaatttttgtttttggcggAACCCTTCAAAATTTATATTGAAGGTGAGGACCGAATCTCTGACTGATCAGCAGATATTTGCAGCTCGGATTGACCCCTATTAATTATCTGGTGATATTTTCACTTACTGTATGTGTTGGCTTGTTTTGGTAAcatttaaatgaaaaataacagCTAATATCTGACTATTCAACTTGATATTTTTACTGTTCAACTTGGTTAAGCTT includes the following:
- the LOC117623360 gene encoding F-box/kelch-repeat protein At5g15710, whose product is MDGAGESSESGSAASSLKSMENGCSGKDDGCPKQVSPLRGGGSRNTSPLGCVRSRNTSPSRQKVVKTKPRGLDEETASTFGKAIHPDVQMEDNIWAMLPEDLLNEILARVPPFMIFRLRCVCKRWNTILQDRSFLKFHSQVPSHGPCLLTFWKNSQTSQCSVFSLPLKTWYRIPFTFLPQWAFWLVGSSAGLVCFSGLDGLSFKTLVCNPLTQTWRTLPSMHYNQQRQLIMVVDKKDRSFKIIATSDIYGDNKSLPTEVYDSKLNSWSIHQIMPAVNLCSSKMAYCDSRLYLETLSPLGLMMYRLDTGFWEHIPAKFPRSLLDGYLVAGTQKRLFLVGRIGLYSTLQSMRIWELDHTKFIWVEISRMPPKYFRSLLRLSAERFECSGQDNLICFTSWNQGKGLLYDVDKKAWSWIAGCALQSYNSQVCFYEPRFDASIY